Below is a genomic region from Acidobacteriota bacterium.
CCAGGGTCATTTCCCGGCGTTCTCCCCGGCTCCGGTCGACCATCTGGTCGATGGGCCAGTGAGCATCCGACGAGGCGATGACGGCCAGGTCGTGTTCGAGGCACCAGTCCATCACCTCGGAGAAGTACGGTTCTCCCCGGTGGTATCCAATCCCCTTCCCCCCTTTTCGGCCGCCGTTCCTCAATTCGATCCCGTCCAGCCACCCCAACTTCAGAAGGCGGGTGGCGTCCCGGACCCATCGAGGGCCGGGATGGGCCCAGATGATGATGGCTCCCTGGTTGCGGGCCGACCGAACCGCCGTGTCGAAGTCGTCGAAAAAGGGACTCTCGTCCTGAACGAAAGCGACGACGTGATCCGAGTCCTCATCCTTGTATGTCGGTCCCGAAAGGGTCGTCAGCTCGGCACCCCGAATCAGCATCAGACCCAGGGCCCGGGCCAGCGGAAGGGCCCGGCCGTAGGCTCGTTCCCGGTCCTGGGGCAGGGCCAGCCTCATGTACTCAGGATGATCGGTGATGGCCATCAGATCCAGACCGTCCCGCCAGGCTTCCCAGACACGAGTTTCGGGCAGGACCTGGCCATCGGAGTAGATGGTGTGGATGTGGAGGTCCGCCTTGATCACCTGCAGGCCCCGGACCCGGGGAAAGACGATCTCCTGGCGGGAGAGCCCCTTGTGCCCCGCCACATAGGGCCAACCGTACTTTCCGGCCAGCTTCTGGGCGGTCGTCCACTCCGCCGGTTCAGTGCCCTGTTTCTCCTCGGCCGAGACGTCTGCGGCAACCAATATCTGGAGCAGGACCACTGCTACGGCTTCTCTGCTTGTAGATTTGGCGATGGGGATCAATCTCCGTTTCGAAGGCATGAGGTGATATAAGTATGCGCTGTCATGAACGTCAAGCAGCTTCTGGATCTCACCGGCAAGGTATCGGTCGTCACCGGCGGCACCGGATTCTACGGCAAGCCCATTTCCGAGGGACTGGCCGAGGCCGGAGCCCACGTTGTTATCGCCTCCAGAAACCGGCAGCGATGCGAGGGCTGGGCTCAGGAGTTGGAAGGGAGGGGGCTCTCGGCCAGCGGCGACGGGTTGGACCAGGGGAGCGAGTCGTCAATCTTGGAGTTCTGTGATCGGGTCTGGAAACAGTTCGGCGCCGTCGACGTGCTGGTCAACAACTCGGTGGCCCGGACCATGCGAGCCTACACCGACCCGCTGGAAACCTGGGAGCGATCCATGGTGGTCAACTCCACCGGTTTCTTCGCCATCTCCCGGGCGTTCGTGGACCGGATGATGGAGCGGGGACAGGGCGCCGTCGTCAACATCGGCTCCATCCAGTCGGTGGTGGCGCCCAACTTCGGTAACTACGCCGGCACCGACATGACCACGCCGCCCGACTACCACTTCCACAAGCACGGCATGATCGGGCTGACCAAGTACCTGGCCGCGTGGGCGGGTCCCCAGGGAGTCCGGGTCAACGCTATCGCCCCTGGAGGCCTGGCTCTTGGGGGCGAGAAGGACCCCTTCCTCTCCCAGTATTGCAGCAACACCTTCCTGGGCCGCATGGCTCAATACGACGACATCAAGGGATCGGTGGTCTTCCTGGCTTCCGAGGCTTCCGCCTATGTCACGGGCCACACCATCCTGCTGGACGGCGGCTACTGCGCCTGAGCAGAATCGCACAACCCTTTTCAGCACAAAAAAAGCGCGCCAGCCGCAAAGGCCGGGGCCCGGTAGAAATTTTACAGGAAACCCGGTGAGGTTTAGATTTTAACGCCGCCAAGCAACAGGCATACGGGGAGGGCCGACGCGAAGNNNNNNNNNNGCTCTCGCCCTATTAAAAAAACAAAAAAAAAATTAAAAAAAAAAAACCCCCCCCCCCCCCCCTTGGCCCCCCCCCGCTTTCGAATTTAGCCTGGAACCCGGATCAGTAGTAGATCTTCAGGCCGAACTGCAACTGCCTTCCGGTCAGGGCCGATCCGATGGAGCCGAATTGTCCGGCGTTAAAATTCCAGGTATTGTTGTTCGGATTCAGATTCGTGGTGTTGGTCAGATTAAACGCCTCCATTCTGAACTGGATCCGGGTTTCTTCACCCAAGTGAAAATCTCGAAGCATCGAAAAATCCACATTTATGGTGCCGGGACCTTCCACTATGCCACGCCCGGCGCTCCCGTACTGTCCCGGAGGCGGCGCTGCGAAAGCACTCGTTCGGAACCAGGAATCGGCACGCCTGCTGCCGGTATTGGGATCGCCCACCAGATCCGGCCGTTGAGAAGCGTTACTTCCCACGTCCAGCATATCTGTGGTCGAAACCGTATACCACTGTCCCTTCTGGAGAGTCGTAATGGCATACAGGCTCCAACCACCGAATATCTGGGCGAAGAAGCCATCGCTGCCATGGGCACGACCGGGGCCGTATGGAATGTCCCAACCCTTCAACCAAGCCAGTCGAAGCGGGATATTGCCCTCGCCCAGCCCCTTGTTCTTGGTGCTGAATCCGTTGGCGTAGAGGTTTCGGGTCACACCACGCGGGTCGCCAACGATTCCCAAACGTCCGCCAGTCGTGTCGAGACTCTTGCCCCAACTAAAGGCCAAGAGTGACGTCAATCCATTCAGACCTGGCCGTTTTTCCCATTTGAAGTTAAAGCCGTGATACGACTGGTCACCATTGCCGAAGAGCATGTGATACCGGGTCATCGAGGGCCAAGGCCGTCTTTCCTGACGGGGAGCAGTCCCGGGAACCGCGTCGTTGAATTCGAAAATTTGCATCTCGTGCACTGAGCGCGAACCCTCGTATCCAATCTCGAACATGTTGTTTTCACCAGCGCGATGCTGGACCGACACTCCCCAGTTGGGCACATACCATTGGGGCATCACGTCCTCATATCCACCCCCCGGAAGTAGCTGGCCACTAGTACCTTTCAGGACCGCCTCGTCGTAGGGGTTGTCGATGAACAGATTCGGAGAGCTTGCATCGGCCGGGAAGTCTCGCTGGCCCGAATTAGGCCTGGGATTTCCGAGCGCCGCGGCACCGTACAGCATGCCGCCCGGAGGCTCGTTCCCATAGATTCCGCCGCCGGCACGCAACACGGTCCGGTCTGTCAACCGATAGGAAAGACCCAAGCGGGGCTGAAAGCCATTCTTGGTCCAGGTGAAGATGTTCACCTGTGGGTCGAACCGCCCTGTCTCGGGAAACACGAGGGTCTGTTGGAGCAGAGGGGGCGAATAGCAATCGGGAATCGGACTCTCCGTACGCATCGCACATTCGGCCTTGAGGTTGGTGGAGAACCCGCGTTTATCTTCCCAACCCTGGCGCAACTCATACCGGAGCCCCAGTTGCAGGGTCAGATTGGGAGTGGCTTTCCAACTGTCCTGCAAGTAGATGTAGTGACCCGGAAAGTTATGGTTCAGGCGGGCTTCGCTTCCCTCTCGAGAGTTACTCAGATAGCCCAGGTAGAAATTGGCCAAGGCGTTTCCGGTATAGCGCGTCGGAGTATTGAAGTGGAGTTCGCTCCGCCGCTCGAGGCCAAAGAAGATGTAATGGTACCGGTAGTGGTAACCCGCCTTCAGGTAGTGATTGCCCTTGGTCCAGCTGACGTTCTCCTTGATCTCCCACTGACCCTCGGGAACGGGGCCACGGTTGGGGCGGGATCCGATTGTCGGGTACCCGGTCACTGCGACTCGAGGAGTTCCAAAGAGATCCACGCCCCGCTTTGGCCAGTTGGGGAAATTCAACTGGTCGGCGAGATCGGGCCCGCCCGGCGGGAAGCCGGGATTGTAGGGCCGACGGTAGAAGTGAAGCCCCAACTCGTTGACGATGTTGGTCCCGAAATTCCGGGTGTTGACCACGTTCTGGGCCCAGTTGTCCAAGCCGTTGATGACGGTGAAGGCGTCAACGACGTTGACAAACGTTATGGGCCGCTGATTGAAGAGGAAACGGCCGAACCAGCGGCTGTCGTCGCCCGTCTTGATGTCCATCCGGACGATGTACTCGTTCCGCTCCTGCGGAGCATTGGAGGCGCTGGTGTAGTTGAATCCCCGGCTGATGGGGGTATTGGCGGTAGGCCAGAGGTCACCCAACAGCTTGGACTGGGGAGTGATCCGGTTGGCGGGAATGGTGTTGTTGGGAAACGGTTCACCCGTCATGGGATCCATGATGGCGCTGGAAAACACGCCACCCCGCTCGGCCGCCGTAGGCACAGTGCCCGTCAACGAACGGAACTGGCGGATCCGCTCACCGCTGTAGGCGAAGAACCACCAGGACTGGTCGCGACCGTCATAGAGGCCCGGAAACATGACCGGTCCGCCGGCAACGGCGCCGAACTGGTTCCGCTTGAATTCGTTCTTGCGGCCGGTGTCGAAGAAGTTCCGGGCATCCAGGTTGTCGTTGCGGTGGAACCAGAAGATGGTGCCGTGCAGCTCGTTGGTGCCGCTCTTGGTGACGGCGCTGAACTGCCCGCCCGGCTTGATGCCGTACTCGGCGCCGTAGAGGCCGCTCTTGACCTCGAACTCCTGAATGGCGTCGGGGTTGGCGAAAAACTGGAGCGAGCCGTTGGTCTCGCTCATCTGAGAACCGTCGAGCGTGGCATTGTTGTCACCTCGCCGAAGCCCCCGTACATTGAAGGCCACACCGTTGGTGACGACGCCGACATTCCGCTGAGGCTGGATGCCCGGCGTCAGACCGCCCAAAACACCGAAGACATCTCTCTGGTTCAGCGGGATGCTGATGATCTTCTTGTTGTCGATCACCTGTCCGAACTCCGCCGTCTCCGTCTTCAGGATGGGTGCGGTGGAGGCGACCTCCACCACCTCGGCCACCTCACCGACACTCAACTCGATATCGATGCGGTAGCTCTGTCCCACGTCCATCTTCAGACCGGAGCGGACCTCCGTCTTGAATCCGGGCATGGTGACCCTCATCTCGTACACGTCCGCCGGCAGCGCCGAAATGGCGTACTGGCCGGTGTCGCTGGAGAGCGAGGAGTGGACCTGGTTGGTGGCGATCTGAGTCATGTAAACCTCGGCGCCTGGAATCACTGCGCCCGTGCTGTCGGTGACGGTTCCCACCACCGTAGCCCGGTCTCCCTGTCCCAGGGCCAAGCCGAAGCTCAGTCCCACCAGAACCAGCGCGAGACACAATCTTTTGCTGTCCATCAAAACCCCCTAAATTAGGTTAGTTGAGCCTGGGATACACCTATCCACTCGAAGAGCCTGGGAAGCGTTCGAAATTCTGACGATATCCCATACCCCTGTCAACCTGGAATCCGTGGCCGGTGTGCATCAGACAGGCGTCTTCACCGAAGGTGGTGTCCCGGGGACGGTGGTTCCGGTTCTCGACGACCCAATGACCGCGGTTGAGCGCCAACAGCCGCTCGGCGTTCGCTTGTTCCGGCTCCAACGAGGCCATGCCGTAGGCCACCTCCAGGGACTCTTCGTCGGTCTTGACCTGCGTTCGCTGGCGGGTCACGCGGAAGATTTGCCGGACTTGGGGATAGTTGATCAGGCCCCGAAGGGGTTTCAGAACCTGGATTTGACGCCGATCGATCCGGCCATGAGCCTTCTCGTCGGGTTCCGAGAAGCGCGCCGTGGCATCCCGGTCCCAGTCGATGGTCTCCAGGGTATGGAAGGTCTCAGGCGCGTTGCCCTTGACCGTGAACAGGTAGTGCGCCCCATGGCCGCGTCGGATGGCGAGAGCCGTGTTACGGGTGGTGTGCAGGGCATCCGGGGTGATCACCGCACCCCGGACATCGATGTCCTCCAGCAGGGCGAGGACTGCTGCGATCTCTCCTCTCTGACCGCCGAAAAAAACAAGTCGTACAAAGGATGGTCCGAGACCCAACTTGTTACCGCAGGATCGGGTGCCTTGCGAATCAGTTCGGACACGACGTTGGTGTCAAGCAGAATTGACATAGCCGAGGCTCACTCGAAGGACGGCGGCTCACGAGCAGGCTCACGGGGCGACAACTCCAGGTCCACGCCGTTTTGCGGCCCAAAGTACGAGCGGACGATGCTCGCAAGGTTCCGGGAACTCGGCTTGCGCCCGACCGCATCACGCAGAATCAGCCGCGCTTCTTCTTCCATCGAGCGGCCATTGCCCGCCGCCCGCACCCGCAAGCGGGTTTTCACCCCGTCGTCCAGGTTGCGGATCGTGATACTTGCCATAGTCGTATCTCCTTGATTGCGACAAGTCAATATGACGATTGCGTTGCAATCACAACGAGCACCAGCACCTCTCGGACGACTAGCGTACTGACCCCGAAGTCGGCTGGAAACTGAGGCTGTCATTAACCGTCCACAACTCCGCAGGATGCTCAATCGACCAACAACTGCTCAGTAGCGTCGGCAGTGGTGGTCTCTCCGCCTACGTCGCCGGGCACACCATCCTGCTGGACGGCGCCTATTGCGCCTGAGCCGCATCGCGCGTCCCTTTTCAGCACAAAAAAAAGCGCGCCCGCCGAATCGGCGGACGCGCTCGTGAATCTAGCCTGCGATCCGAATCAGTAGTAGATCTTCAGGCCGAACTGCAACTGTCTTGCGGTCAACGCCGAACCAATGGATCCGAAAGACCCGTGGTTGAAGTTGAACGTGTTCCAGTTCGAATTGAGGTTGGTGTGGTTCGTCAGGTTGAAGGCCTCGAACCGGAACTGGATCCGGGTCTCCTCACCTAGGTGGAAATCCCGCAATAGCGAGAAGTCCACATTGATGGTGCCCGGACCTTCCACAATTCCTCGGCCCGCGTTCCCGTACTGGCCTGGAGGCGGAGCTGTGAACGCGTCCGTCCGGAACCAGGACTCGGGCCGCCGGCTGCCGGAATTGGGATCCCGGAGCAGGTCGGGCCGCTGGGAAGCGTTGCTGCCCGCGTCGAGCAGGTCCGCGGTCGACACCGTGTACCAGTGCCCCTTCTGCAGCGTGGTGATGGCGTAGACACTCCAACCGCCGAAGATCTGGCTGAAGAAGCCGTCCGAGCCGTAGGCGCGGCCAGGTCCGAAGGGGATGTCCCAACCCTTCAACCAGGCCAGCCGCATCGGGATGTTGCCCTCGCCTCTGCCCCGGTTCTTGTAGGTGAAGCCGTCGGCCCAGAGGTTTCGGCTCACTTCGCGCGGGTCGCCGGTGACGCTGAGGCGCCCGCCGGTAGTGTCGATGCTCTTGCCCCAGCTGAAGACCAGGAGCGACGTCAGACCATATTGGCCCGGCCGCTTCTCCCACTTGAAGTTGAAGCCGTGGTAGGTCTGGTCGCCGTTGCCCAGGAGCATGTAGTACCGGGTCATGTTGGGCCAGGGCCGCCGTTCCTGACGAGGCCCTGCGCCCGGACGGGCGTCGTTGAACCGGAAGACCTGCATCTCGTGCACCGAGCGCGAGCCCTCGTATCCGACTTCGAACATGTTGTTCTGGCCGGTGCGGTGCTGGAGGGACAAGCCGAAGTTGGGCACGTACCACTGAGGCATGGTGTCTTCGTATCCGCCCCCATTGGTGACGGCGCCGGCTCCGACCAGAACCGACTCATCGTAGGGGTTGGAGATGAAAAGGTTCGGGGCCGCCGCAAGGGCCTCGAAGTCCCTCTGGCCGGAGTTCGGCCGGGGATTGCCCAGAGCGGACGCACCGTACATCATGCCGCCCGGCGGCTCGTTACCGTATATGCCGCCGCCAATGCGCAATACCGTCTGATCCGTCAAACGGTAGGAGAGACCCAGGCGCGGCTGAAACCCGTTCTTGGTCCAGGTGAAGACGTTTACCTGGGGCTGGAACCGCCCGGTCTCGGGAAACACGAGCGTCTGTGGGAGCAGAGGAGGATCATAGCAGTCGGGAATCGGGTTCTCGGTGCGTAGCGCACAATCGGCCTTGAGGTTGGTGGAGAATCCCCGCTTGTCTTCCCAGCCTTGACGCAACTCGTAACGGAGACCGAGCTGCAAGGTCAGTTTGGGAGTGGCCTTCCAACTGTCCTGCAGATAGATGTAGTGGCCCGGGAAGTTGTGATTCAGACGAGCCTCGCTTCCCTCCCGGGATCCGGAAAGGTATCCCAGGTAGAAATTGGCCAAGGTGTCCCCAGCGTACCAGTTGGGTTGGTTGAAGTAGAGTTCACTGCGCCGTTCCAAGCCGAAGAAGACGTAGTGGTACCGGTAGTGGTAACCGGCCTTCAGGTAGTGATTGCCCTTGGTCCAGCTGACGTTCTCCTTGAGCTCCCACTGTCCCTCGGGGACGGGGCCGCGGTTGGGGCGGGATCCTAGAGTGGGGTAGCCGGTCACCGAGACTCGAGGCGTTCCCCTGAGGTCCACACCCCGCTTGGGCCAGTTGGGAAAGTTCAACTGGTTAGCCAGGTCGGGGCCTCCAGGCGGAAAGCCCGGATTGTAGGGGCGCCTGTAAAAATGGAGACCCAGCTCGTTGACCACGTTGGTCCCGAAGTTCCGGGTGTTGACGATGTTCTGGGCCCAGTTGTCCAAGCCGTTGATGACGGTGAAGGCGTCGACGATGTTGACGAAGGTGATGGGCCGCTGATTGAAGAGGAAACGGCCAAACCAGCGGCTGTCGTCTCCCGTCTTGATGTCCATCCGGACGATGTACTCGTTCCGTTGTCCCGGAGCATTGGAGGCGCTGGTGTAGTTGAATCCCCGGCTGATGTCGGTGTTGGGCGCCGGCCAGAGTTCTCCCAGCAGCCTGGACTGGGGAGCAATCCGGTCGGCGGGGATGGTGTTGTTGGGAAAGGGCTCTCCCGTCATGGGATCCATGATGGTGTTGGGAAAGGTGCCGCTCCGCTGCGCCGCCGTGGGCATAATGCCGGTCAGCGACCGGAACTGGCGGATCCGTTCCCCGCTGTAGGCGAAAAACCACCAGGACTGGTCGCGGCCGTCATAGAGCCCCGGAAACATGACCGGTCCGCCCGCCACGGCGCCGAACTGGTTCCGCTTGAACTCGTTCTTGCGGCCGGTGTCGAAGAAGTTCCGGGCATCCAGGTTGTCGTTGCGGTGGAACCAGAAGATGGTGCCGTGCAGCTCGTTGGTGCCGCTCTTGGTGACGGCGCTGAACTGCCCGCCCGGCTTGATGCCGTACTCGGCGCCGTAGAGGCCGCTCTTGACCTCGAACTCCTGAATGGCGTCGGGGTTGGCGAAAAACTGGAGCGAGCCGTTGGTCTCGCTCATCTGAGAACCGTCGAGCGTGGCATTGTTGTCACCTCGCCGAAGCCCCCGTACATTGAAGGCCACACCGTTGGTGACGACGCCGACATTCCGCTGAGGCTGGATGCCCGGCGTCAGACCGCCCAAAACACCGAAGACATCTCTCTGGTTCAGCGGGATGCTGATGATCTTCTTGTTGTCGATCACCTGTCCGAACTCCGCCGTCTCCGTCTTCAGGATGGGTGCGGTGGAGGCGACCTCCACCACCTCGGCCACCTCACCGACACTCAACTCGATATCGATGCGGTAGCTCTGTCCCACGTCCATCTTCAGACCGGAGCGGACCTCCGTCTTGAATCCGGGCATGGTGACCCTCATCTCGTACACGTCCGCCGGCAGCGCCGAAATGGCGTACTGGCCGGTGTCGCTGGAGAGCGAGGAGTGGACCTGGTTGGTGGCGATCTGAGTCATGTAAACCTCGGCGCCTGGAATCACTGCGCCCGTGCTGTCGGTGACGGTTCCCACCACCGTAGCCCGGTCTCCCTGTCCCAGGGCCAAGCCGAAGCTCAGTCCCACCAGAACCAGCGCGAGACACAATCGTTTGCTGTCCATTAAGACCCCCTACGTTAGGTTAGTTGAGCCTGGGATACACATATCCACACGAAGAGCCTGGGAGGCGATTGACATTCTGACGATATCTCACACCCCTGTCAACCTCGAATTCCGTGTTGATTTGCCGTCCGCAGGGGAATATATTGCCGCCGTGGAGGCCAGCCTCCCTTCGGGCCCTTCCGAAACGCAACAGTCCATGCACGAGGACAAGTTTCACGACGAGTGCGGCATCTTCGGCATCGCCTCTCACCCCGAGGCGGCCCGCCACGCCTACCTGGGACTCTACGCCCTCCAGCATCGAGGCCAGGAGTCGGCCGGGATCGTCTCGTCCGACGGAACGAACCTGCACCAGGAACGGGGAATGGGCTACGTCGCCGAGGTTTTCAGCGACGAGAAGCTGGAACGGCTGCCGGGCCTGTCGGCCACGGCCCACGTTCGATACTCCACCATGGGTGAGAGCCTGCTGACCAACGCCCAGCCCATCGTCACGCAATCCTGGCGCGGACCCGTCGCCCTGGCCCACAACGGGAACATCGTCAACACCGGGTCGTTGAGACGGAGCCTGGAAGCGGAAGGGGCCATCTTCCAGTCCACCAGCGACACCGAAGTCGTTCTCCATCTTCTGGCTCATTGTCCGCAGAAGGATCTGGACGACGCCCTGCTGGAGATCCTCCGGGTCGTCCGGGGCGCCTACTCCATGGTGTTGCAGCGTCCCGATTGCATTTACGCCATCCGGGACCCCATGGGCGTGCGTCCGCTCTGTCTGGGCCGGTTGGAAGACGCCTACGTGGTCGCCTCCGAGACCTGCGCCTTCGACCTGATCGGGGCGCGCTATCTGCGCGACGTCGAACCGGGGGAGATCCTGCGAATCCAGGACGGTTCGCTCCATTCCTTTCGGCAACCCGACGCGCCGCGCCACGCCTTCTGCATCTTCGAGCAGGTTTATTTCAGCCGGCCGGACAGCCGGGTCTTCGGGACCAGCGTCCACGGAGCCCGCTACCGGATGGGGCGCCGGCTGGCCCGCGAAGCCCCGGCCGACGCGGACGTGGTGGTCCCGGTTCCGGACTCGGGCGTCACGGCCGCCCTGGGCTATGCCAAGGAGTCGGGCATTCCCTTCCAATTCGGACTGATCCGAAACCACTACGTGGGAAGGACCTTCATCGAGCCCAAGCAATCGATCCGGCATTTCGGGGTCAAGGTCAAGCTGAACCCCATTCGGGAGCTGCTGTCGGGGAAGAGGGTCATCCTCTGCGACGACTCGGTGGTTCGAGGGACCACGAGCCGCAAGATCGTGGAGATGGTCCGCTCGGCGGGAGCCACCAGGGTTCACTTCCGCGTCAGCTCTCCCCCAACCGTCTCGCCCTGTTACTACGGCATCGACACGCCGACCCACGCCGAGCTCATCGCCGCCAACAACACCGTCGGTGAAATCCAGGAGTACGTCGGCGCCGACAGCCTCGCCTACCTCTCCCTGGAGGGGATGAAGAACGCCGTGTCCGATCGCGGAAACTTCTGCGCGGCCTGCTTCGACGAGAAATACCCCATCCCGCCGACTCGCGATTCGGGCCAGAAACAGTTGTTCGAGCTGGCCGGCCGCGGATCGGCCCGGAACTCATCGGTGAAATGAGATACCGCGACGCCGGGGTGGACGTGGATGCCGCCAACCGGGCCTATGCCGGAATTCGGGGTCTGGTTCAATCCACTTTCGACTCCCGGGTCCTGACCGATTTCGGCGCCTTCTCGGGTCTCTACCGCCCCGACTTCGGCCAATTGGAAAGACCGCTCCTGGTCTCCAGCGCCGACGGAGTCGGCACCAAGCTCAAGATCGCATTCCTGACCGGCGTGCACGACACGGTGGGGAGGGACCTGGTGGCTCACTGCACCAACGACATCCTGGTTCATGGGGCCCGGCCCCTTTTCTTTCTCGACTACATCGCCACCGGAAAGCTCGAACCCCGGGTGGTCCGGGAGGTGGTGAGGGGACTCGTCGAAGGCTGCCGGGAGGCCGGCTGCGTCCTGCTGGGCGGAGAGACCGCCGAAATGCCCGACTTCTACCAGGAGGGAGAATACGACCTTGCCGGGTTCATCGTGGGGATGGCGGACGAATCCAGGGTCCCCAACACGGGCCGGGTCTGCAACGGCGATCTGCTGGTGGGACTCCCCTCTTCCGGGATTCACACCAACGGCTACTCCCTGGTCCGGAAACTCTTTTTCGAGCGGGAGCGGATGAGTGTCGACACCTACGTCGAAAGCCTGGGAAAGACCCTCGGGGAAGAATTGCTGATTCCGCACCGCAATTATCTCCCCGCTCTCCGCAATCTCGTGGGGCAGGACGCGCTCCACGCCGTGGCGCACATCACGGGCGGCGGGATCACGGACAATCTGGCTCGAGTGCTTCCTCCGGCCCTGGACGCTCGAGTGCGCCGGGGAAGCTGGGAGAACCTCCCCGTCTTTCGCCTCATTCAGCGACTGGGGCGGGTGGAAGAGGCCGAAATGTACCGGACCTTCAACATGGGCCTGGGCATGATCCTGGTCGTGGACCGGGACGGTTACGGCCCGGTCGCGGCGGAGCTGGAGCGGACCGGGGAAGAGTACGTCCTGGCCGGGGAAATCGGGGAGGGAGAGGGCAAGGTCCGATACGCATGAAGAACGTCGGCATCCTCATCAGCGGCCGAGGCTCCAACTTCCGGGCTCTGTCCGACGCCGTTGAAGAGGGACGAATACCGGCCCGGATCTCGCTGGTCCTCTCCAACCGGGCGTCGGCCGCGGGTCTGGAACTGGCGCGGGAACGCAACTACCCCACCGTCTGCATCCCCTCCAAGGGTGTGGGTCGCGACGCCTACAGCCGGCTGCTGGCCTCCGAGTTGAAAGCGGCCCGGGCGGATCTGGTCTGCCTGGCCGGGTTCATGCGCATTCTCGGACCGGAACTGGTGAAACGGTATCCGCTTCGGATTCTAAACATCCATCCGTCACTCCTCCCGGCCTTCACGGGACTGCACGCCCAGGCTCAGGCCCTGGAGTGGGGCGCCAGGGTCACCGGCTGCACGGTCCATTTCGTGGACGAAGAGCTGGACCATGGCCCCATCATCCTCCAGCACCCGGTTCCGGTGGAAGAAGGCGATACCGAGGAGAGCCTCTCCGCTCGAATCCTGGTGCACGAGCACCAGATCTACCCCGAGGCCCTGAAGCTGCTCTGCCAGGGCCGGGTCCGAGTCGAAGGCCGAAGAGTCCGGATCCTGCCCGAGGTTCCACAGATTTAGAAACTTCGCATGCGGAGGGCGCCGCCATGAGACTCGATGACCTGGAAACTCCGGCAATGATCATCGACGTGGAGGTCATGGAGGACAACCTGCGTAGAATGGCGGATTACTCCGGCCGGCACGGCATCGCTCTGCGTCCTCACATCAAGACTCACAAGATGCCTCGCCTGGCCCGCCGGCAGTTGGAGCTGGGAGCCCAAGGCATCACCGTCGCCAAGCTGGGAGAGGCCGAAGTCATGAGCGAGGCCGGCCTGGAAGACCTGATGCTGGCATATCCCCCCTTCGGCGAGGCCAAGGCCCGG
It encodes:
- the purF gene encoding amidophosphoribosyltransferase; translation: MHEDKFHDECGIFGIASHPEAARHAYLGLYALQHRGQESAGIVSSDGTNLHQERGMGYVAEVFSDEKLERLPGLSATAHVRYSTMGESLLTNAQPIVTQSWRGPVALAHNGNIVNTGSLRRSLEAEGAIFQSTSDTEVVLHLLAHCPQKDLDDALLEILRVVRGAYSMVLQRPDCIYAIRDPMGVRPLCLGRLEDAYVVASETCAFDLIGARYLRDVEPGEILRIQDGSLHSFRQPDAPRHAFCIFEQVYFSRPDSRVFGTSVHGARYRMGRRLAREAPADADVVVPVPDSGVTAALGYAKESGIPFQFGLIRNHYVGRTFIEPKQSIRHFGVKVKLNPIRELLSGKRVILCDDSVVRGTTSRKIVEMVRSAGATRVHFRVSSPPTVSPCYYGIDTPTHAELIAANNTVGEIQEYVGADSLAYLSLEGMKNAVSDRGNFCAACFDEKYPIPPTRDSGQKQLFELAGRGSARNSSVK
- a CDS encoding carboxypeptidase regulatory-like domain-containing protein, with amino-acid sequence MDSKRLCLALVLVGLSFGLALGQGDRATVVGTVTDSTGAVIPGAEVYMTQIATNQVHSSLSSDTGQYAISALPADVYEMRVTMPGFKTEVRSGLKMDVGQSYRIDIELSVGEVAEVVEVASTAPILKTETAEFGQVIDNKKIISIPLNQRDVFGVLGGLTPGIQPQRNVGVVTNGVAFNVRGLRRGDNNATLDGSQMSETNGSLQFFANPDAIQEFEVKSGLYGAEYGIKPGGQFSAVTKSGTNELHGTIFWFHRNDNLDARNFFDTGRKNEFKRNQFGAVAGGPVMFPGLYDGRDQSWWFFAYSGERIRQFRSLTGIMPTAAQRSGTFPNTIMDPMTGEPFPNNTIPADRIAPQSRLLGELWPAPNTDISRGFNYTSASNAPGQRNEYIVRMDIKTGDDSRWFGRFLFNQRPITFVNIVDAFTVINGLDNWAQNIVNTRNFGTNVVNELGLHFYRRPYNPGFPPGGPDLANQLNFPNWPKRGVDLRGTPRVSVTGYPTLGSRPNRGPVPEGQWELKENVSWTKGNHYLKAGYHYRYHYVFFGLERRSELYFNQPNWYAGDTLANFYLGYLSGSREGSEARLNHNFPGHYIYLQDSWKATPKLTLQLGLRYELRQGWEDKRGFSTNLKADCALRTENPIPDCYDPPLLPQTLVFPETGRFQPQVNVFTWTKNGFQPRLGLSYRLTDQTVLRIGGGIYGNEPPGGMMYGASALGNPRPNSGQRDFEALAAAPNLFISNPYDESVLVGAGAVTNGGGYEDTMPQWYVPNFGLSLQHRTGQNNMFEVGYEGSRSVHEMQVFRFNDARPGAGPRQERRPWPNMTRYYMLLGNGDQTYHGFNFKWEKRPGQYGLTSLLVFSWGKSIDTTGGRLSVTGDPREVSRNLWADGFTYKNRGRGEGNIPMRLAWLKGWDIPFGPGRAYGSDGFFSQIFGGWSVYAITTLQKGHWYTVSTADLLDAGSNASQRPDLLRDPNSGSRRPESWFRTDAFTAPPPGQYGNAGRGIVEGPGTINVDFSLLRDFHLGEETRIQFRFEAFNLTNHTNLNSNWNTFNFNHGSFGSIGSALTARQLQFGLKIYY
- the purM gene encoding phosphoribosylformylglycinamidine cyclo-ligase → MRYRDAGVDVDAANRAYAGIRGLVQSTFDSRVLTDFGAFSGLYRPDFGQLERPLLVSSADGVGTKLKIAFLTGVHDTVGRDLVAHCTNDILVHGARPLFFLDYIATGKLEPRVVREVVRGLVEGCREAGCVLLGGETAEMPDFYQEGEYDLAGFIVGMADESRVPNTGRVCNGDLLVGLPSSGIHTNGYSLVRKLFFERERMSVDTYVESLGKTLGEELLIPHRNYLPALRNLVGQDALHAVAHITGGGITDNLARVLPPALDARVRRGSWENLPVFRLIQRLGRVEEAEMYRTFNMGLGMILVVDRDGYGPVAAELERTGEEYVLAGEIGEGEGKVRYA
- the purN gene encoding phosphoribosylglycinamide formyltransferase; its protein translation is MKNVGILISGRGSNFRALSDAVEEGRIPARISLVLSNRASAAGLELARERNYPTVCIPSKGVGRDAYSRLLASELKAARADLVCLAGFMRILGPELVKRYPLRILNIHPSLLPAFTGLHAQAQALEWGARVTGCTVHFVDEELDHGPIILQHPVPVEEGDTEESLSARILVHEHQIYPEALKLLCQGRVRVEGRRVRILPEVPQI